A window from Halomicrobium urmianum encodes these proteins:
- the pfkB gene encoding 1-phosphofructokinase — protein MILTVTFNPAVDQTMTFAESLTPGAVSRATDARFDAGGKGINVSQYLDALDADTVATGLLGGFTGTFIRDALADDGFATDFVDIDEPTRLNTTALAGGEEYKLNQNGPDVAPSVVDDLADAVRSHGPDRVLVGGSLPPGLDPDAIDRIAGAGEWRTAVDVGGDVLAALDGEYDLAKPNREELAAATGADVETIAECADAARRLRDGGFERVVASLGGEGALLAGPDGVVFAEAFDVDVVDTVGAGDAMLTGVLAALDRGESDEAALRNGVAVATRVVQRAGTSVPDFEGLDEDRDAVETRRL, from the coding sequence GTGATCCTGACCGTCACGTTCAACCCGGCGGTCGACCAGACGATGACCTTCGCCGAGTCGCTGACGCCGGGGGCAGTCAGCCGCGCGACCGACGCCCGCTTCGACGCCGGCGGCAAGGGCATCAACGTCTCCCAGTACCTCGACGCGCTGGACGCCGACACCGTCGCGACGGGCCTGCTCGGCGGCTTCACGGGCACGTTCATCCGCGACGCGCTGGCCGACGACGGGTTCGCCACCGACTTCGTCGACATCGACGAGCCCACCCGGCTGAACACGACCGCACTGGCCGGGGGCGAGGAGTACAAGCTGAACCAGAACGGCCCGGACGTGGCGCCGTCCGTCGTCGACGACCTAGCGGACGCCGTCCGCTCGCACGGCCCCGACCGCGTGCTCGTCGGGGGCAGCCTCCCGCCGGGACTGGATCCCGACGCCATCGACCGAATCGCCGGGGCAGGCGAGTGGCGGACCGCCGTCGACGTGGGCGGGGACGTGCTCGCCGCGCTCGACGGGGAGTACGACCTCGCCAAGCCCAACCGAGAGGAACTGGCCGCGGCGACCGGCGCCGACGTCGAGACGATCGCCGAGTGCGCCGACGCCGCGCGCCGGCTGCGCGACGGTGGCTTCGAGCGCGTCGTCGCCTCGCTGGGGGGCGAGGGCGCTCTGCTCGCAGGTCCGGACGGCGTCGTGTTCGCCGAGGCGTTCGACGTCGACGTCGTCGACACGGTCGGCGCCGGCGACGCGATGCTGACGGGCGTACTGGCGGCGCTGGACCGCGGGGAGTCCGACGAGGCCGCGCTCAGGAACGGGGTCGCCGTCGCGACGCGCGTGGTCCAGCGGGCCGGAACGAGCGTCCCCGACTTCGAGGGCCTCGACGAGGACCGCGACGCGGTCGAGACGCGGCGCCTGTAG
- the glpR gene encoding HTH-type transcriptional regulator GlpR yields MLPAERRRRIVELVTERDGCSVAELASELDFSKATIRRDLQELEDEGQVERSHGGAVPVSSVGRERSYGQREVQRLDAKEAIADRAVEEIRDDQVVCFDAGTTTMALARAVPADAVLDAVTNMPELATALMERGIDVSVTGGRLRPRTRALVGPSTETFLERRHIDLLFLGTNSVLPSGLTTPDEDEAAVKSLMVERASRVVLIADRSKFGEQSYVTFADLADVDVLVTDEAPVGDLRAALEDSGVSVAEVDE; encoded by the coding sequence ATGCTACCAGCGGAGCGCAGGCGACGGATCGTCGAGCTCGTCACCGAGCGTGACGGCTGCTCGGTCGCCGAACTCGCCTCCGAACTCGACTTCTCCAAGGCGACGATCCGCCGCGACCTGCAGGAGCTCGAAGACGAGGGACAGGTCGAGCGGTCCCACGGCGGGGCCGTCCCGGTCTCCTCGGTCGGCCGGGAGCGGTCCTACGGACAGCGAGAGGTACAGCGCCTCGACGCGAAGGAGGCCATCGCCGACCGCGCGGTCGAGGAGATCAGGGACGATCAGGTCGTCTGCTTCGACGCCGGCACGACGACGATGGCGCTCGCGCGGGCGGTGCCCGCCGACGCCGTGCTCGACGCCGTCACGAACATGCCGGAGCTGGCGACCGCCCTGATGGAGCGGGGCATCGACGTGTCGGTCACGGGCGGGCGACTGCGCCCGCGGACGCGTGCACTGGTCGGCCCCTCGACGGAGACGTTCCTCGAGCGGCGCCACATCGACCTTCTCTTCCTGGGGACGAACTCGGTGCTCCCGTCGGGGCTGACGACGCCGGACGAGGACGAGGCCGCGGTCAAGTCGCTGATGGTCGAGCGGGCCAGCCGCGTCGTCCTGATCGCCGACCGCTCGAAGTTCGGGGAGCAGTCCTACGTCACCTTCGCGGACTTGGCCGACGTGGACGTGCTCGTGACCGACGAGGCCCCCGTGGGCGACCTCAGGGCCGCCCTCGAAGACAGCGGCGTCTCCGTCGCGGAGGTCGACGAGTGA
- a CDS encoding isocitrate/isopropylmalate dehydrogenase family protein, with amino-acid sequence MTHEIAVIPGDGIGQEVTPAAVEVLESLDLNLEFVEGEAGDAVKAERGEALPAETRELAAEADATLFGAAGETAADVILPLRDVVGSFANVRPARAYPALDAVQPDTDLVFIRENTEGVYSGIEAEVHDGVRTLTRVVTEDASREIAEFGFRYAKQNGFENVTIAHKANVMRETDGLFLEVAEEVGDSFDVDYDTALMDALAMHLVMHPEDYGVVICPNLAGDMLSDLAAGLVGGLGLLPSANVGADNALFEPVHGSAPDIAGEGVANPSAMLLSAAMLLDHLDYGDEADRVRTAVEDVLAEGPRTPDLGGDAGTEDVTAAVLDRL; translated from the coding sequence ATGACTCACGAGATCGCAGTCATCCCCGGCGACGGGATCGGGCAGGAGGTCACGCCCGCGGCGGTCGAGGTGCTGGAATCGCTCGACCTGAACCTGGAGTTCGTCGAGGGCGAGGCCGGCGACGCGGTGAAGGCGGAGCGCGGCGAGGCGCTGCCGGCGGAGACCCGCGAACTGGCGGCCGAGGCCGACGCGACGCTGTTCGGCGCCGCGGGCGAGACGGCGGCCGACGTGATCCTGCCGCTGCGGGACGTCGTCGGCTCGTTCGCGAACGTCCGCCCGGCGCGGGCGTACCCGGCGCTCGACGCCGTCCAGCCGGACACCGACCTCGTCTTCATCCGCGAGAACACCGAGGGCGTCTACTCCGGCATCGAGGCGGAGGTCCACGACGGCGTCCGGACGCTGACCCGCGTGGTCACCGAGGACGCCTCCCGCGAGATCGCGGAGTTCGGCTTCCGGTACGCGAAGCAGAACGGCTTCGAGAACGTCACCATCGCCCACAAGGCCAACGTCATGCGCGAGACTGACGGGCTGTTCCTGGAGGTCGCCGAGGAGGTCGGCGACTCCTTCGACGTCGACTACGACACCGCGCTGATGGACGCGCTGGCGATGCACCTAGTGATGCACCCGGAGGACTACGGCGTTGTCATCTGCCCGAACCTCGCGGGCGACATGCTGTCGGACCTGGCAGCGGGCCTCGTTGGCGGACTCGGCCTCCTCCCGAGCGCCAACGTCGGTGCGGACAACGCGCTCTTCGAGCCGGTTCACGGATCGGCACCGGACATCGCCGGCGAGGGCGTCGCGAACCCCTCGGCGATGCTCCTCTCGGCGGCCATGCTGCTGGACCACCTCGACTACGGCGACGAGGCCGACCGCGTCAGGACGGCCGTCGAGGACGTCCTCGCGGAGGGACCACGGACGCCGGACCTGGGCGGCGACGCCGGGACGGAGGACGTGACGGCGGCCGTGCTGGATCGGCTCTGA